The Candidatus Manganitrophaceae bacterium genomic sequence ACACCATGAAAAGGGGGCAAGAGCTCTCCCTGTGTCATGTAGATGATCTTGTCAATTTCCGACACACCCGACAGTTGAAAAAGCTCCGCCAGGAGGTCAAACATCTCCAGGCGCTTCCGGGTGGCCTCTAGCTTTTCAAAATAACCAACAAGGGTTGAGAATTTCATAGGGGAGCCCGTGCTTGGATCAGAATTTTTACAAGGGGTTATCATACCACAGACTTTAGTGAGAAAGGAGACAAGGCACCTGAATCCTCATCCACTTGGAAACTGACCAATATTCTGTTAAAATCTAGGGATGATTGAGACTTTTTGATCAAACGGAGCACAGCAGTATGAATTTAAGATCAACCACTTTCCTGTTCACGTTTCTCCTTCTTGTTTTTAGCCCAATCCGAGGGTGGACCGGGGAAATTGGTGAATTAATTGTTCTTGAAGATTTTTCTGAAATTGGCGAAAATGGTCTTCCCATCGGGTGGAAAGCCAACAGGGAAAATCCAGAACCGACCGAGATTTACGAGTTCAAAAAAAAGGGTGACCTTTCCTTTCTACATGCCAACGGACGGCCGAACCGGATCTTTAAAAAGATAAAATGGAACCCGAATGAATATCCATTTATTTCCTGGAAATGGCGGATGATCAAGGTTCCGAACAACCCGCAAAAAGAAAAAAATGCGACCCTCTATGTCTCCCTGGGAAAGGATATTATCGGTATTCCAAAGATCACGAAATATGCCTGGAGCAGTATCAAGGCCGTCGGTTCGGAAATTTCCGGAGGTTTTTTTCGCCCGACAGTGATCATCCTGGAAAGCGGAGCCGCTAAG encodes the following:
- a CDS encoding DUF3047 domain-containing protein gives rise to the protein MNLRSTTFLFTFLLLVFSPIRGWTGEIGELIVLEDFSEIGENGLPIGWKANRENPEPTEIYEFKKKGDLSFLHANGRPNRIFKKIKWNPNEYPFISWKWRMIKVPNNPQKEKNATLYVSLGKDIIGIPKITKYAWSSIKAVGSEISGGFFRPTVIILESGAAKEGEWITETINVLKDHERLHNETPPDEAYGIGIMTTLEAEFAYIIAHK